The sequence AAATGCTAAAAAAGCTTCTGTGAAGCAACTAACAGCATTGTTATAAATGAGATTCTGAATTTGCAATGATTGAGCAGCAGCCCCAAAGAAAGTATTGAAGTAAGTGAAGGTACAGAGAAATTTACGGAATTTCCCTGAAGTAGGGTGAAGTTTTTCTTAAGTTAGCCAGTACAGGGCAGTCAGTCGATTCATAATGACTGTATTGCTACTTTACAGATAAGAAAAATTTACTAGGGAGTTCTGCCGTGAAGCATTTAGACACTATTGATGATTTTTTTGGTGTAGAACATCAGCTTAAATATGTTGCTCTTTTGAAAGGCAAAGTTGGTTTAACCCGTCGTCGAGCCGAATGTTTTGTAAAGTTGTGGGCTTATTTATTACTCAAACAGCACCAAGAATTAGGAATTGTAAGCAAAGCTGTAACGGAACTCGATTTACCTGAAGGTTTTGTTGCCTGTACTCATCGAGAAGCTAACGAACTATTTTATGCAGAACAAGATAGAGGTAGCGAACGTGCTGCGGGAATGATGATTGATAAGTTGGTGGCTTTGGGACTTATCGAAAAGGAATTCGATGGCAATAACATATGTATTCGTATTTGCTCTCCATTGTCAGATATTAATGAGTCTGCACAAGTTGCCGAACCAGTAGAGCTTGTCACCGATAACTTTAATCCCCGTACCGATACTATACCCGTTGCGACTTTTTTAGCTCGGCAATACGATTGGATGAACAAAAAAACCACCGCTGTGCCCCAAATAATAGCTCGGAAACTTCGTAACTGGGCTAAAAAATATTCTAAAGGAATGCGGGTTTTGCGTCGTTGCGATACTCAACATCCTATTGGTGTTTGCATTCTTTATCCTGTAGCTTCCGAATCTGAGGAAAACTTTTTTCTACCACCAAGCAAAAGTTTACATTTAAGTACTGCTTCTCAGATAGACCCTTTTGAAATGGCAGAAGCAGGAGATGAAGATTGCACTTCTCTTTTTATCCGCAGCTTTAGAATAGATTCTGCCTACCTACAGCACAGCAGCCTACATCAATTATTAGAAGATGCCCGAGAAACTCTCATTAATATGCAAGCAGATTTTCCCAATCTTTGCGATTTGTATACTTTGACGATCGATCCATTTGCTCAAAGCCTTGCATTAGCGATGGGTTTTCAGGAAACTGGTCAAGATTCACAGGTATCTCTTTATTGGATGTATATGGCTCTAGATAAGTATTTGACCCTTGATATTGAACAAGCATTATCAAATCTTAAACTTGATTGATGCATCTACTCTCAATATATAGAGTTTATTTTTTAATAATTTTTATTTATTGTGAATCATCTGTATGCCCTGCTGTAAATACTTCCCAGCCGATGCTCTAATTGTATAATGCAGCATTGATTACAAATTATTTCTGAAAAAGCTTTACAAACTGAAATATTTGTTTTAGTATAAGTACATAGGTTGAAAGACCTAATTTATAAATAAGACAAACGCAATTATCCGAACCATGACAACCACATTACAAAGACGCGAAAGCGCTTCAGCGTGGGAGCAGTTCTGTGGATGGATTACAAGCACCAATAACCGTTTATACATCGGTTGGTTTGGTGTTTTGATGATTCCTACCCTACTCTCTGCAATCACCTGTTTCATCATCGCATTCGTAGCAGCACCTCCTGTTGACATCGATGGTATCCGCGAGCCTGTTGCAGGTTCCTTGATTTACGGAAACAACATCATCTCTGGTGCAGTTGTTCCTTCTTCTAACGCTATCGGTTTACACTTCTACCCAATCTGGGAAGCAGCTTCTCTAGATGAGTGGTTGTATAACGGTGGTCCTTACCAGTTGGTATGTTTCCACTTCCTAATTGGAGTATTTTGCTACTTAGGTCGTGAGTGGGAATTATCTTACCGCTTGGGTATGCGTCCTTGGATCTGTGTTGCTTTCTCTGCTCCAGTAGCAGCAGCAACCGCAGTATTCTTGATCTACCCCATCGGACAAGGTTCTTTCTCTGACGGTATGCCTTTAGGTATCTCCGGTACCTTCAACTTCATGTTCGTGTTCCAAGCTGAGCACAACATTTTGATGCACCCCTTCCACCAATTAGGTGTAGCTGGTGTATTTGGTGGTTCTTTGTTCAGTGCTATGCACGGTTCTTTGGTAACCTCCTCTTTGGTACGTGAAACAACCGAAACCGAATCTCAGAACTACGGTTACAAATTCGGTCAAGAAGAAGAAACCTACAACATCGTAGCTGCTCACGGTTACTTTGGTCGTTTAATCTTCCAATACGCTTCCTTCAACAACAGCCGTAGCTTACACTTCTTCTTAGCTGCATGGCCTGTAGTAGGTATCTGGTTCACCGCTTTGGGAATCAGCACCATGGCGTTCAACTTGAACGGTTTCAACTTCAACCAGTCTGTAATCGATTCTAGCGGTAGAGTTGTAAACACCTGGGCTGATGTATTGAACAGAGCTAACTTGGGTATGGAAGTAATGCACGAAAGAAATGCACACAACTTCCCCTTAGATTTAGCTGCTGGTGAAACTGCTCCTGTTGCAGTTAGCGCTCCCGCAATCAACGGTTAATAATTGAATAATTTTGAGACGTGATATTTTACGTCTCTACATAAAAAATGCCTTCCGAGCAATCGGGAGGCATTTTTTGTTGCTTTATTTTTCTTATATTTAATTATGAAAGAGATAAACTTTCCTGTTGAATTGCTTTATTAAGATGTATTATTTAAAAATTTAAAAGGTCAAAGGTTAAAGGTTGATTACCTATCACCCCTTACCAATTACCGATTACCCATTACCAATGCCCAATTTCCAGTACAATAACCACGATATGACTTAAATTTACGGGAAATTGTAATGACTCAGGCTCGAATAGGGGTTATCGGTGGCAGCGGTTTATACAAGATGGATGCGCTCAAAGATATTGAAGAAATTGAAGTAGAAACTCCATTTGGTAAACCTTCCGATGCTTTTATTGTTGGGAATTTAGATGGTACATCAGTTGCTTTTTTACCCAGACACAACCGCAATCATACTTTATTACCTTCGGAATTACCGTTTCGCGCTAATATCTACGCTATGAAAAAGTTGGGTGTGGAGTATATCATCTCAGCTTCTGCGGTGGGTTCGTTGAAGGAAGAAGTAAAACCGCTGGATATGGTGGTACCGAATCAATTTATTGACAGAACCAAAAATCGGGTTTCTACGTTTTTCGGTGAAGGAATAATTGCTCATATTGCTTTTGGCGACCCAGTTTGCAATAATTTAGCTGGTATTTTAGCTTCGGCGATCGCGTCTCTCAATCTTCCCGATGTTAGTTTACATCGCGGCGGTACTTATGTCTGTATGGAAGGGCCAGCTTTTTCTACAAAAGCGGAATCTAACCTTTATCGGAGTTGGGATGCGACAGTTATCGGCATGACGAATTTAACCGAAGCTAAGTTAGCCAGAGAAGCGGAGATTGCTTATGCAACCTTGGCTTTGGTGACGGATTACGATTGCTGGCATCCCGATCATGATAGTGTAACTGTAGAAATGATAGTTGGTAATTTACAAAAAAACGCCGTCAACGCCCAAAAGGTAATTCAAGAAACGGTAAAAAGTCTAAGCCAAAATCCGCCACAAAGTGATGCACATTCGGCTTTGAAATACGCAATTTTGGCACCTTTAGATAAAGCACCAGCTAAAACGAAGGAAAAATTAAAATTTTTGTTGCAGAAGTATTTCTAAGCATGTGTAATGGGTAATGGAGAGATGGGGAAGAGGGGGTATAATTTTCAACTCATAACTCCTAATTCCTAATTCCTAACTCCCAATGCCCAATTCCCTAATCGTTAATCAACTTTTTAAACCTGTCTGAATCCTTAATGATGATTCTTCCTTGATGTCATCTAAATTTTTGTATAAATCTTTGTACATTTCCTGCTCTTCCTCATTAATGAGTTTTTTTATTTCTTGGCTTTTTGTATCTTATATATTTTGTAGTTTAATTTTGATATCTTCTTGTTTTGCATTTAACTCCGCTTCTAATTCTTTCTTGGTATGGGAAACCCATTCCTTAAGTATCATTTGACGAAAGAATATAAAGGCAATAGTTACCAACACCGGTGCTACTATCAGCCAAAAATTGAGTAAACTTAAATTCGCATCTAATAAGCCTGTAGTGCGCTCAAATCTATCACCAACACTACGGGAAACTTCATCTTGAACAATATCTCTTATCTCTTTCTCTTGCTGAAGTTTTTCTAATTTTTCTACTCGTTGATTAACTATTGACGGTTCGAGTTGAGTTTGAGCAGTCGCAGTACTAATAGATATAAAAATAGTTAACAGAGCAAGCGTCAGCTGATTTTTAAATTTCATAACAGCTTAAGAATCAGGTGATTTACAATAAAAATTCCGATACAACAAAAGTGACCGTATAATCGGTCACTACATTTGTAATATATCTAGATTTCTCGACTTTGTTAGTTGTTTTGAATACACCTGTCTTGAACTTTTAGGCAATCAAACAACTTGGAATACGAAGTTAAAAGCTACCCAATTGTTAACATTCCAAACCCAAGAATCATCAGATAGATTTTGTGTTTCATCTTTCTTTATACTGGCTTGACTCAAATCTTGTAAAAGCGCTTCTGCGACTTCTAAAGGATTTAATAACGGTGAAATACGGTGAGTTTCTCTTGTAGAGTGTTTACCTTCTTCGAGGGCTGCTAAAGTTTGAGTAAAAGGTGCGGTGCTAAGAACCATTTGAGTTTCACACCAAAAATCTGGTCCCGACATTACCCACTCAAAACCAGCAGTTGTTTTAGGTATTATCAGTGATTGTCCTGGAGGAATAATTACCTGTTGAAGTTCTGGTTTGCTGGAGTTTTCTTCTGATTCTTCATCTTTATACCAAGGATAAAGAGCTATTGGATTCTTACTATTATTTAATCCCAGTAAAATTAAATACAGCGGTCTATCTCCAGTATTTTCTACTCGATAGCGTACTTTACTACCAGTAGATATTGTAGGGATTCCTAGAGAAGAAATATCCTGTGTTTTCTTTCCAGATGTTTCCATACCTAATGTTCGCCTTGTTTGACGCTGCATTAAAGTACGGGGCAGTTTCTTGTTAATTACTTCCAAAGTTGCTTTGACGCTCAAACCCGAACTTCCTTCGTTTTGAGTCAGCTTCCACAATTTAGCTGCTAAAAGAGTTTTTAGTTTAGGAGCTAATCGATAAACTGCGACTTTTAATGCTTCTCCTTCTTCTCCGAGAGTATCGGGAATTAACTCTCCTCCCAAAGTAAATAAACCATAGCGACTTGAAGACGACATCGCCATTGAATTATTAACTTCCGTGTCGGGAACTTCTGTTTCTGGCAGCTTACCAAATAAATAATCGGCTGGTTGCTCCTCCGCAATCACGCTACCAACGCGCTCAATAGAAGCAAAAGCACTTGTCGCATCAACTCGTTCAATTCGTTCTAAACTAACGTCATCCAGGGCAACTTTTAAACTAATATCTTTGGGTAAAACTCTAATGGTTTCTCTTACAAGCCCCCCAACTTTTGGAATTATTTGCTTATTTTTGGTTTGCTTTAATGTTGCTTTTGCTTTCAAACCATTGCGACTGCGTAACACCAAAGGTGCGGTTGAAGGTGATTGTGCCGAATAAAAAGTAAATTTGGAATTGACTCCATAATATTCCAGTACTTGCGGCGGTATTCCTCCCAACCACAAATGAACGGTTTTACCGTCATCTTCTACAGAAGTTACTGCTCCATCTGCTCCTGCAATTGGCTTTGATAATACATTCTTCTCAATCAGAGGCTTGGTTTGATTGTTCTTCTCAAGTAAAACTGGTTCTTGAAAGCTACCCAAAGACAGCATGGAACTTCCGACGCGAGATAAACTTATTTGAATAGTTTTGGCACTAGTGGTTTCCCATAGATATTGTGTTAAAGCGTAGGTAAATAAACCCGCACTAAAATCAGAAAAGATAATTTCTTGTGCCAAATCTTTTGAACTTGAACTAGATGCAAGCAAAACGCTCAACTTATCGGCAGCAATTTTCTTTGTTAGCTGCTTTTGAAATTCGACTTCTTCAGCTAAAAATAGTCCTTCTAAAGGTGCTTTCCAAGAACGACTTCTTAATCCCGTTGGTTGGGAAATACTGGGTTTGTAATAACTAGTGTCTAATATTGCTGTAGCACGTTCGGTAGCTAATGACTGCATTAACAGCAATAAAGTGTCTTCTAATAAATAGTTAGCAATTTTTTCGGAATCTTCGATAATTTTAGTTCCATTGACGGGAATTAAAGCATTTTCCATCCCACCCAGTAAACTTTTTGTTTTAATCCGACTGCCATAACCGCTGAAATGGAAGACAACCACATCACCGGGTTTAGCTTGTTTCCCTAGATGTTCGACAAATGCATTTTCAATGCCTTGTCTAGTTGCTTGCTTGTTTGTCAAACACAGAATATCTGACGGTTGGAAGCCAAAGCGATGAATTAAAAGCTCCCTTTGTAGTTCCACGTCCGTCAGACAACCCTTAAGTGCGGGAATTTGCGGATATTGATTGATGCCTACCAATAACGCCAACTTGCGTGGATTATTATCGGCTAGCGCCTGTTGCAGACGGCTAGCTTGCGTCCACCATGATGACTCGGTAACTCCCAATACCGCCAAAATAGAGCCTATTCGTTTTAAAAAGATTCGCCGCTTCATAAATTAACCCCTCAACCCTCAAATCCTTAGCTATCAGATTAAAGGGCTGAATTCGATTATGTAAAGCTATAGCTTATACGGTTTTGGAAGCAAAAGATTTAATTATGCTTCTAATTTACGCTTCAACAGGAACTCGCATGGCACGTACTAACTCCGCTGCAACCTCTGGGCGAGAAAATTCTGCTGGGGGTGATTCTCCTCGACGCAGCATTTCTCGTACTTTGGTTCCAGAAAGATGAATCCGTTCTTCTTTCTTGCTGGGGCTAGTTTTTGCAGTCGCCATCTGCTTAGTGCGGGTGCAGTAGAAAGCATGTTCAAACTTCATCGGGATAATGCCTAATTCTCCCGGTTCAAATTCATCAAAGATGTGCTGTGCGTCGTAAGTACCGTAGTAATCACCTACGCCAGCATGATCTCGTCCGACAATAAAATGAGTACAGCCATAGTTCTTCCGAACTAAAGCATGAAAAATTGCTTCGCGAGGTCCAGCATAGCGCATTGCTGCCGGATTTATCGCTAAAATTACTCTATCATCTGGATAATAATTTTCTAATAAGATTTCGTAACAGCGCATCCGCACATCAGCCGGAATGTCATCTGATTTTGTTGCTCCCACTAAAGGATGCAAAAACAAACCATCAACAGTTTCTAAAGCGCATTTCTGAATATACTCATGAGCGCGGTGGATGGGGTTACGAGTTTGGAAACCAACAATAGTTTTCCAACCTTTTTCCCTAAACATTTTTCTCGATTCGGCTGGATCTATTTGATATTTAGGAAATTGTGCATTTTCCTTACGTTCCAATAACCACACATCACCAGCGATATTTACCGCACCTTGATCGTAAACAACTTTTACGCCGGGATGCTTATCTTCGTCGGTGCGATAAACATTAATTGCTTCTTGTTTTTTATCGTAATTATATTTTTCCGAAAATTCTAATACCCCAATAAATTCACCTTTAGAGTTATCCAAACGGATTAAATCGCCTTTCTTAAAAGAATTTGCGACTTTCTCAGTTACTGAAAGCGTAATCGGAATCGCCCATGCAATTCCCGAAGCCAAACGCATTTCTGAAACTACCCGCTTATAGTCCGATTCGTTCATAAAACCAGTCAGCGGACTAAAACCCCCGATCGCAATCATTTCCAAATCGGAAACAGCTCGCTCGTCAAGTTCGACTTTGGGTAAAGTATCAGCTTTTGAAATAAATTCTTGTTTTTGCTTTGGTGAAGCGATGCGATTTATCAACTGTCCGCCATGTGCGGCAATAGCATCGAGATTATTACTCAACGTATCTCCTTGCGTATTCTTAACTGCAACTTTTTAAAGCTATGAATAACTTACCAAGAAATGGGTATATCTACGCGCTTTTAAATGAATTGGGGAATGGAGAATGGGTATTGGGCGTGGGGATGGGAAAATGATTTAAAAAGATGCTACCTAAGTAGGAATGTAATTCCTGGTGTAATAGCGAAAGTCCTATCAAATAACTCCTCATTGTTCCCATCGGTAGCGTAATTTATTTCTCAAGCGTTCGCGACTTATTCCAAGTTCGTTGCTGATTTTTGCTTCCACAGAAGGGATATGTGTAGTGTTTAAGATAATTTGAGATTTCGTATATCTCGTACTGATTTTATTTTCTGCTTTCTTTACTGTTACCAAGGAAATACCTTGCTGAGGATAAATTTCAACTTTAATCAATGCAATTTTTTTTCCATAATCTGGCTGAGTAGTTTTTAATTGAGTCAGGTTTTTTGATGGACGTGATAAAGTCTGTTCGGTTAACCATCCGCCAACAAACCAAAAACTTAGTCCTAAAAGTGGTAACGGCAACCAAAATTCTATTCCCACAGATTTAATAAATTTTAGCCATCCAGGAGAAAGGTTTCTTGAAGTCATAATAGTCAACAGTGAGCAGTTAGCAGTCTATATATAGCGTTTTTTAGTTTTTGATGGAGTATTTTTAACTTAATAGTTGCATCTCATAAGTGTTAATTGTTAATTGTTAATTGTTAACTGTTAACTGTAATTATGGTAATTCTACTTGTAGAAGATGATGCGAGACAGTTGGAGCCTTTACATGCGGCTTTATCAGCAGTGGGACATATTGTTGATGCAGTTGAAGATGGTGATACGGCACAGTGGCTGATTACTCAAAAAGAATACGATCTATTAATTTTAGATTGGATGTTACCGAATGTAACAGGTGTGGCATTATGCCATCAGTATCGACAAGCAGGAAAAACTGCTCCCGTATTAATGCTCACTGCTAAGGACACTACTGACGATAAAGTTACCGGTTTAGATGCCGGTGCCGATGACTACTTAGTAAAACCAGTTGACGTAATCGAATTATTAGCTAGAGTAAGAGCATTAGGAAGGCGATCGCCACTTTGGCAAGGCGATATTCTCAAACTCGAAGACTTACAATTGCATTTAAATACTTTAACTTTGAAGCGAGGAGAAGCAAAAGCCAAGCTATCAACTCGCGAATTCCAGTTAATGGAATATTTAATGC comes from Rivularia sp. PCC 7116 and encodes:
- the psbA gene encoding photosystem II q(b) protein; this translates as MTTTLQRRESASAWEQFCGWITSTNNRLYIGWFGVLMIPTLLSAITCFIIAFVAAPPVDIDGIREPVAGSLIYGNNIISGAVVPSSNAIGLHFYPIWEAASLDEWLYNGGPYQLVCFHFLIGVFCYLGREWELSYRLGMRPWICVAFSAPVAAATAVFLIYPIGQGSFSDGMPLGISGTFNFMFVFQAEHNILMHPFHQLGVAGVFGGSLFSAMHGSLVTSSLVRETTETESQNYGYKFGQEEETYNIVAAHGYFGRLIFQYASFNNSRSLHFFLAAWPVVGIWFTALGISTMAFNLNGFNFNQSVIDSSGRVVNTWADVLNRANLGMEVMHERNAHNFPLDLAAGETAPVAVSAPAING
- a CDS encoding S-methyl-5'-thioadenosine phosphorylase, which codes for MTQARIGVIGGSGLYKMDALKDIEEIEVETPFGKPSDAFIVGNLDGTSVAFLPRHNRNHTLLPSELPFRANIYAMKKLGVEYIISASAVGSLKEEVKPLDMVVPNQFIDRTKNRVSTFFGEGIIAHIAFGDPVCNNLAGILASAIASLNLPDVSLHRGGTYVCMEGPAFSTKAESNLYRSWDATVIGMTNLTEAKLAREAEIAYATLALVTDYDCWHPDHDSVTVEMIVGNLQKNAVNAQKVIQETVKSLSQNPPQSDAHSALKYAILAPLDKAPAKTKEKLKFLLQKYF
- a CDS encoding caspase family protein, with amino-acid sequence MKRRIFLKRIGSILAVLGVTESSWWTQASRLQQALADNNPRKLALLVGINQYPQIPALKGCLTDVELQRELLIHRFGFQPSDILCLTNKQATRQGIENAFVEHLGKQAKPGDVVVFHFSGYGSRIKTKSLLGGMENALIPVNGTKIIEDSEKIANYLLEDTLLLLMQSLATERATAILDTSYYKPSISQPTGLRSRSWKAPLEGLFLAEEVEFQKQLTKKIAADKLSVLLASSSSSKDLAQEIIFSDFSAGLFTYALTQYLWETTSAKTIQISLSRVGSSMLSLGSFQEPVLLEKNNQTKPLIEKNVLSKPIAGADGAVTSVEDDGKTVHLWLGGIPPQVLEYYGVNSKFTFYSAQSPSTAPLVLRSRNGLKAKATLKQTKNKQIIPKVGGLVRETIRVLPKDISLKVALDDVSLERIERVDATSAFASIERVGSVIAEEQPADYLFGKLPETEVPDTEVNNSMAMSSSSRYGLFTLGGELIPDTLGEEGEALKVAVYRLAPKLKTLLAAKLWKLTQNEGSSGLSVKATLEVINKKLPRTLMQRQTRRTLGMETSGKKTQDISSLGIPTISTGSKVRYRVENTGDRPLYLILLGLNNSKNPIALYPWYKDEESEENSSKPELQQVIIPPGQSLIIPKTTAGFEWVMSGPDFWCETQMVLSTAPFTQTLAALEEGKHSTRETHRISPLLNPLEVAEALLQDLSQASIKKDETQNLSDDSWVWNVNNWVAFNFVFQVV
- the sat gene encoding sulfate adenylyltransferase — encoded protein: MSNNLDAIAAHGGQLINRIASPKQKQEFISKADTLPKVELDERAVSDLEMIAIGGFSPLTGFMNESDYKRVVSEMRLASGIAWAIPITLSVTEKVANSFKKGDLIRLDNSKGEFIGVLEFSEKYNYDKKQEAINVYRTDEDKHPGVKVVYDQGAVNIAGDVWLLERKENAQFPKYQIDPAESRKMFREKGWKTIVGFQTRNPIHRAHEYIQKCALETVDGLFLHPLVGATKSDDIPADVRMRCYEILLENYYPDDRVILAINPAAMRYAGPREAIFHALVRKNYGCTHFIVGRDHAGVGDYYGTYDAQHIFDEFEPGELGIIPMKFEHAFYCTRTKQMATAKTSPSKKEERIHLSGTKVREMLRRGESPPAEFSRPEVAAELVRAMRVPVEA
- the rppA gene encoding two-component system response regulator RppA; translated protein: MVILLVEDDARQLEPLHAALSAVGHIVDAVEDGDTAQWLITQKEYDLLILDWMLPNVTGVALCHQYRQAGKTAPVLMLTAKDTTDDKVTGLDAGADDYLVKPVDVIELLARVRALGRRSPLWQGDILKLEDLQLHLNTLTLKRGEAKAKLSTREFQLMEYLMRHPNQVLSREQIEDTLWEWGTQPESNAVTTLVRRVRQRLESVGAKDCLETIYGMGYRLNPPN